The following proteins are co-located in the Megalobrama amblycephala isolate DHTTF-2021 linkage group LG12, ASM1881202v1, whole genome shotgun sequence genome:
- the LOC125280475 gene encoding tumor necrosis factor receptor superfamily member 14-like isoform X1, with product MFTLKIIVLFTVIVPLHYELCWCRCVDAEYEMDGQCCPMCAAGNHVSSHCTDDTSTTCGPCPKFTYIDEPSGLTKCFACTVCDASRGLRVNKACTRGSDTVCEPLEQFYCTERIKGSCRNAEKHSECSPGQYIKQAGTPSTDTVCADCEADTYSDGSFSSCLPHTQCEALGLTETTPGTRSSDRECGNTTARIAIGVTVTLIIIIIAVVSFTIVLIRKKKRSGRGKHAGTQEMGNDSKERVSMADDGCINSEPNRLE from the exons ATGTTCACTTTGAAGATTATTGTTCTCTTTACTGTTATTGTTCCACTTCACTATGAACTTTGCTGGTGTCGATGTGTTGATGCTGAATATGAGATGGATGGGCAATGCTGCCCAATGTGTGCTGCTG GAAATCATGTTTCTAGCCACTGCACAGATGACACCAGCACAACTTGTGGTCCATGCCCTAAATTCACTTACATTGATGAACCCAGCGGCTTAACAAAATGCTTTGCCTGTACTGTGTGTGATGCAA GTCGAGGGTTAAGAGTGAATAAAGCCTGTACTCGAGGGTCAGATACTGTTTGTGAGCCACTGGAACAATTCTACTGCACTGAACGAATTAAAGGTAGCTGTAGAAACGCTGAGAAACACTCTGAATGCAGCCCTGGACAATATATCAAACAAGCAG GAACTCCCTCCACAGATACAGTATGTGCGGATTGTGAAGCTGACACATATTCAGACGGCTCTTTTTCATCCTGTTTACCACACACACA ATGTGAAGCTCTGGGACTTACTGAAACAACTCCAGGAACACGATCATCTGACCGTGAATGTGGAAATACTACTGCACGCATTGCTATTGGTGTTACAgttactttaataataataataattgcagTAGTAAGTTTTACAATTGTACTTATTCGAAAGAAGAAACGATCTGGTAGAG GAAAACATGCAGGAACACAG GAAATGGGAAATGATTCCAAGGAAAGAGTCAGTATGG CTGATGATGGCTGTATAAATTCTGAGCCAAACAGATTGGAATAA
- the LOC125280475 gene encoding tumor necrosis factor receptor superfamily member 14-like isoform X2: protein MCCFLGNHVSSHCTDDTSTTCGPCPKFTYIDEPSGLTKCFACTVCDASRGLRVNKACTRGSDTVCEPLEQFYCTERIKGSCRNAEKHSECSPGQYIKQAGTPSTDTVCADCEADTYSDGSFSSCLPHTQCEALGLTETTPGTRSSDRECGNTTARIAIGVTVTLIIIIIAVVSFTIVLIRKKKRSGRGKHAGTQEMGNDSKERVSMADDGCINSEPNRLE, encoded by the exons ATGTGCTGCTTTTTAGGAAATCATGTTTCTAGCCACTGCACAGATGACACCAGCACAACTTGTGGTCCATGCCCTAAATTCACTTACATTGATGAACCCAGCGGCTTAACAAAATGCTTTGCCTGTACTGTGTGTGATGCAA GTCGAGGGTTAAGAGTGAATAAAGCCTGTACTCGAGGGTCAGATACTGTTTGTGAGCCACTGGAACAATTCTACTGCACTGAACGAATTAAAGGTAGCTGTAGAAACGCTGAGAAACACTCTGAATGCAGCCCTGGACAATATATCAAACAAGCAG GAACTCCCTCCACAGATACAGTATGTGCGGATTGTGAAGCTGACACATATTCAGACGGCTCTTTTTCATCCTGTTTACCACACACACA ATGTGAAGCTCTGGGACTTACTGAAACAACTCCAGGAACACGATCATCTGACCGTGAATGTGGAAATACTACTGCACGCATTGCTATTGGTGTTACAgttactttaataataataataattgcagTAGTAAGTTTTACAATTGTACTTATTCGAAAGAAGAAACGATCTGGTAGAG GAAAACATGCAGGAACACAG GAAATGGGAAATGATTCCAAGGAAAGAGTCAGTATGG CTGATGATGGCTGTATAAATTCTGAGCCAAACAGATTGGAATAA